In the Loxodonta africana isolate mLoxAfr1 chromosome 1, mLoxAfr1.hap2, whole genome shotgun sequence genome, one interval contains:
- the CEP19 gene encoding centrosomal protein of 19 kDa: MMCTAKKCGIRFKPPAIILIYEGEVKGKSRQRIMPVRNFSKFSDCSRAAEQLKNNPRHKSYLEQVSLRQLEKLFTFLRGYLQGQSLAEMMEQVQRERTIDPEEDLNKLDDKELAKRKSVMDELFEKNQKKKDDPDFVYDVEVEFPQDEQLQSCGWDTESADEF; this comes from the exons ATGATGTGTactgccaagaaatgtggaattaGATTCAAGCCCCCAGCTATTATCTTAATCTATGAGGGTGAAGTCAAGGGAAAAAGTCGCCAGCGTATTATGCCAGTTCGAAACTTTTCAAAGTTTTCAG ACTGCAGCAGAGCCGCTGAGCAACTAAAGAATAATCCACGGCACAAGAGTTACCTGGAACAAGTGTCTCTGAGGCAGCTAGAGAAGTTATTCACTTTTTTACGAGGTTACTTGCAGGGGCAAAGTTTGGCGGAAATGATGGAACAAGTTCAACGGGAAAGAACCATTGATCCTGAGGAGGACCTGAACAAACTAGATGACAAGGAACTTGCTAAAAGGAAGAGCGTCATGGATGAACTTTTTGAGAAAAATCAGAAGAAGAAGGATGATCCGGACTTTGTTTATGACGTTGAAGTCGAGTTCCCACAGGATGAACAGCTGCAGTCCTGTGGCTGGGACACAGAGTCAGCCGACGAGTTCTGA